The following coding sequences are from one Dama dama isolate Ldn47 chromosome 8, ASM3311817v1, whole genome shotgun sequence window:
- the LOC133060947 gene encoding HIG1 domain family member 1A, mitochondrial-like gives MSSDTDISLSSYDEDEGSKLIRKAREAPFVPIGMAGFAAIVAYGLYRLKSRGNTKMSVHLIHMRVAAQGFVVGAMTLGMGYFLYQEFWGKPKP, from the coding sequence ATGTCAAGCGACacagatatttctctttcttcatatGATGAAGATGAGGGATCTAAACTTATCCGAAAAGCTAGAGAGGCACCATTTGTCCCCATTGGAATGGCAGGTTTTGCAGCAATTGTTGCATATGGATTATATAGATTGAAGAGCAGGGGAAATACTAAAATGTCTGTCCACCTGATCCACATGCGTGTGGCAGCCCAAGGCTTTGTTGTGGGAGCAATGACTCTTGGTATGGGCTATTTCCTGTATCAAGAATTTTGGGGAAAACCAAAACCTTAG